The Streptomyces luteogriseus genome includes a window with the following:
- a CDS encoding NAD(P)/FAD-dependent oxidoreductase translates to MTSNERVVVIGTGLAGVRLARRLGELGTPALLIGEEEHRPYNRVLLAEVLAGRYSPEVIALPAPAALTRGRVTGIDRAARTVRCADGSVIAYGTLVLATGSNPVLPPLRGLFTENRQLPEGVHAFRTMDDCLGLSKAVRPGTKAVVIGGGLLGVSAARALALRGAQVVLAQQSERLMERQLDPAASKLVRRHLTDLGVEVHTDLRVRDVRCVGGAVRSVEMADGYALDADLVVLACGVHPRVGLAQAAGLEVRKGIVVDDELRTSDPHIHALGDCVQHHGTVYGLATPALEQADALAELLAGDPTARYTGTRSLTRLTLNGHDSPFDLAAFGETEALPGDDVVQLADATRGTYRKVVVRDDRLVGGVLVGELGTVGALARAWEGAEPLPSDGGPLLHLLTNDGGS, encoded by the coding sequence ATGACCTCGAATGAGCGTGTGGTGGTGATCGGCACCGGCCTCGCGGGCGTACGGCTCGCCCGGCGGCTCGGTGAGCTCGGCACGCCCGCGCTGCTGATCGGCGAGGAGGAACACCGGCCCTACAACCGGGTGCTGCTCGCCGAGGTGCTGGCCGGACGGTACAGCCCCGAGGTGATCGCCCTGCCGGCGCCCGCGGCACTGACCCGCGGCCGGGTCACCGGGATCGACCGCGCGGCGCGGACCGTGCGGTGCGCGGACGGCTCGGTGATCGCATACGGCACGCTCGTCCTGGCCACCGGATCCAACCCCGTGCTGCCGCCCCTGCGCGGCCTGTTCACCGAGAACCGCCAACTTCCCGAGGGCGTCCACGCGTTCCGCACCATGGACGACTGCCTGGGACTGTCCAAGGCGGTCCGGCCGGGCACGAAGGCGGTCGTCATCGGGGGCGGGCTCCTCGGCGTCTCCGCGGCCCGCGCCCTCGCGCTGCGCGGCGCGCAGGTCGTCCTCGCCCAGCAGTCCGAGCGGCTGATGGAGCGCCAGCTCGACCCGGCCGCCTCGAAGCTGGTCCGGCGCCATCTCACCGACCTCGGCGTCGAGGTGCACACCGACCTGCGCGTGCGCGACGTGCGCTGTGTCGGCGGTGCGGTCCGCTCGGTGGAGATGGCCGACGGCTACGCCCTCGACGCCGACCTCGTGGTCCTGGCCTGCGGGGTCCATCCGCGGGTGGGTCTGGCGCAGGCAGCCGGCCTGGAGGTGCGCAAGGGCATCGTCGTCGACGACGAGCTCCGCACCTCCGACCCGCACATCCACGCCCTCGGGGACTGCGTCCAGCACCACGGCACGGTGTACGGCCTCGCCACTCCGGCACTCGAACAGGCCGACGCGCTGGCCGAGTTGCTGGCCGGTGACCCCACCGCCCGGTACACCGGCACGCGTTCCCTGACGCGGCTCACGCTCAACGGGCACGACAGCCCCTTCGACCTCGCCGCGTTCGGCGAGACCGAGGCCCTCCCGGGCGACGACGTCGTCCAGCTCGCCGACGCCACCCGCGGCACCTACCGCAAGGTCGTCGTCCGCGACGACCGCCTGGTCGGCGGGGTCCTCGTCGGCGAACTCGGCACCGTCGGCGCGCTCGCCCGCGCCTGGGAGGGAGCAGAGCCGCTCCCCTCCGACGGCGGCCCGCTGCTCCACCTGCTCACCAACGATGGAGGCTCCTGA
- a CDS encoding NAD(P)-dependent oxidoreductase, which produces MTDNAVAPRTPLTPLTPLTLLGTGAMGTALARVWLAAGHAVTVWNRTAARAEPLAAEGATVAASAADAVAANRLVIVCLLDDVSVGEALDGADLAGRDLVNLTTGTPAEGRARAAWAEARGARFLDAGIMAVPPMIGAPDSGGYVFYSGSPELFEEHRDTLGVPAGTRFVGADPGFAALHDVALLSAMSGMFAGITHAFALIRPENIAPKDFAPLLADWLTAMAPAVHQSADRLQSGDYTRDVVSNLAMQVAGNATLLRTAEEQRVSPELLTPYAELMERRLAQGHGDEDGTGMVELLDLRGR; this is translated from the coding sequence ATGACAGACAACGCAGTTGCTCCCCGCACGCCACTCACCCCCCTCACTCCCCTCACCCTTCTCGGCACCGGCGCCATGGGCACCGCCCTCGCCCGGGTCTGGCTGGCCGCCGGGCACGCAGTGACCGTCTGGAACCGCACCGCCGCCCGGGCCGAGCCCCTCGCCGCCGAGGGCGCCACGGTCGCCGCGAGCGCCGCCGACGCCGTGGCGGCGAACCGCCTGGTGATCGTCTGCCTCCTGGACGACGTCTCCGTGGGCGAGGCCCTCGACGGGGCCGATCTCGCCGGGCGGGACCTGGTGAACCTCACCACCGGCACCCCGGCCGAGGGACGGGCGCGGGCCGCCTGGGCCGAGGCGCGCGGCGCGCGCTTCCTGGACGCCGGGATCATGGCCGTCCCGCCGATGATCGGCGCCCCGGACTCCGGCGGCTACGTCTTCTACAGCGGCTCCCCCGAGCTGTTCGAGGAGCACCGCGACACCCTCGGTGTCCCGGCCGGCACCCGCTTCGTCGGGGCCGACCCGGGGTTCGCCGCGCTGCACGACGTGGCGCTGCTGAGCGCGATGAGCGGCATGTTCGCGGGCATCACCCACGCCTTCGCGCTGATCCGCCCGGAGAACATCGCGCCGAAGGACTTCGCACCGCTGCTCGCTGACTGGCTGACCGCGATGGCCCCGGCCGTGCACCAGAGCGCCGACCGGCTGCAGAGCGGCGACTACACCCGCGACGTCGTCTCCAACCTCGCGATGCAGGTCGCGGGCAACGCCACCCTGCTGCGCACGGCCGAGGAGCAGCGGGTCAGTCCGGAGCTGCTGACGCCGTACGCGGAGCTCATGGAGCGACGGCTCGCGCAGGGGCACGGGGACGAGGACGGGACGGGGATGGTGGAGTTGCTGGACCTGCGAGGGCGCTAG
- a CDS encoding sulfite exporter TauE/SafE family protein gives MPDISLTMIVLLCVAALAAGWIDAVVGGGGLLLLPVLLLGLPANTPAACALGTNKAVAIVGTTGAAVTYARKAPVDVRTAVRIGLAALAGSSAGAFFAAGMSTDVLKPVIMVVLLGVAAFVILRPAFGTAPATGPATRRRVLAAIGLAGLGIGFYDGLIGPGTGTFLVLALTAILHLDLVTASATAKIVNCCTNAGALATFAWQGAVLWQLAALMAVFNLAGGTLGAHTALKQGSGFVRVVLLTVVFALVANLAYEQWLA, from the coding sequence ATGCCCGACATATCGCTGACCATGATCGTCCTGCTCTGCGTCGCGGCCCTCGCCGCCGGCTGGATCGACGCCGTGGTCGGCGGGGGCGGCCTCCTGCTGCTGCCCGTGCTGCTGCTCGGACTGCCGGCGAACACACCCGCCGCGTGCGCGCTCGGCACCAACAAGGCCGTCGCCATCGTCGGCACCACCGGCGCGGCCGTGACGTACGCCCGCAAGGCTCCCGTGGACGTCCGTACCGCCGTCCGCATCGGGCTGGCCGCCCTCGCCGGATCCTCCGCCGGGGCGTTCTTCGCGGCTGGGATGAGCACCGACGTCCTCAAGCCGGTGATCATGGTGGTGCTGCTCGGGGTCGCAGCTTTCGTGATCCTGCGGCCCGCCTTCGGCACGGCCCCCGCGACCGGCCCGGCCACCCGCCGCCGGGTCCTCGCGGCGATCGGCCTGGCCGGCCTCGGCATCGGCTTCTACGACGGACTCATCGGCCCCGGCACCGGCACGTTCCTGGTCCTCGCGCTCACCGCGATCCTCCACCTCGACCTCGTCACGGCCTCCGCCACCGCCAAGATCGTCAACTGCTGCACCAACGCGGGCGCCCTCGCCACTTTCGCCTGGCAGGGCGCGGTCCTGTGGCAGCTGGCCGCCCTGATGGCCGTATTCAACCTGGCGGGCGGCACCCTCGGCGCCCACACCGCCCTCAAGCAGGGCAGCGGCTTCGTGCGCGTCGTGCTGCTCACGGTCGTCTTCGCCCTGGTGGCGAACCTGGCCTACGAACAGTGGCTGGCCTAG